GCTGCAACAGCTCTGAGCCTAATTTGATGTTGGAAACAATGACCGTCCAAGTCTCCATTCCGTGATCAACCATGCCGCTCGGGCCCCGCGGCGTTGGAGAACTGAAGAAGGTGCCGTCAATGAAGCCTGAAGCGTCAAGCTCACGCGCCATGCCTTTTTTCATGTGCCGCGCCAGTGCTGCTACGGTCGAGAGTGGAAACTTAAAGGCCCGCAAAGAAACATCAGAGAGCAGCAACCTTTCCGCGTTTGGCGTGGTATTCAATGTCAGCCCGCCTACAAGGTTTATGGCTCCTCCATCCTTGGGCAGGGTGCAATCAAACCGCAACGGAGAGTTGGCCGCAACCACGATTGCACGATAGCTGGCATTGCAATTGATATTGAAGTCAAAGGAATCGTCGCTGGCAAGGTCGTAACGGCGGAAATCGTCAACGGAAACCGCACCCGAGAGGTCAAATGCCGCAGGCGATCCCGCGAGTTTAGCTGTGACGGTTACCGCCCCGCGCCAGCCGCGATCACGTCCGTAAATAAGGTGCGTGAGCTGGCCGAGTTGGGCTCTCTCCCACGTCGCCTCCATCTGGAAGGGGGTGGCGCGCAGGTCGGGAGCCCGCTGAAAGCTTCCGCTCACTTTGAGCGTGCCTGTGTCGCCCAAATTGGCATCCGACCGGATAGGGCGTGCCGCCAGGCGCATGTTCCACAGATCTTCGGAAGCCAGCCACAAAGAAAAGTCAGCCTCGGTCAGGGCGAATGCTTTTTTCTCCTGCCCGATTTTGAAGTTAATGCGCCCGCTGTCGGCTTCAATGTAGGGGAAGCGCGGCCGCGCTTCTGCATGGGTGGTGCCCGTGGGAGCGCTGGGAATCTGCGCAGCCCGGGTCAGCAGCGATTCCACGTTCCAACGCCCCTGGCTGTTACGGACCAGGTTCAAGCTGGGTTCTTTCAGGCTTAACCGGGCGATTTCAATGCGTGCTCCCAGCAGAGACCGCAGCCGCAAGTTTGCCGTGACACTATCGGAGCGCAGCAGCGGCTCGGAGCTGAATGCAGGGTCATCTTCAATCGTGAAGTTTTCCAGGTTAAATCCCGGGCGGGGAAGAAGATGAAAATCAATGTTTTGAGCGCTTACGCGGCGGCCCAGGGAAGCGGTAATCGAAGCCTCCAGGCGTTTTTTCAGCCGATCAAGGCGGATGGGAATGAAAGCCGCAATCGCAAAGATTACAGCAATCCAAATGATCCACTTGCGCCGGCGGCGCGGACGCGCGCGCTTCTCCTCAATACGGATAGCTTGGCTGCTGGCGCTCATAACAGCGCGCTCCATTAGTGCACCATGTTCAGCGTACGGCTCCAGCGTGTTTTATCGAAAAAGTGAAGAATCGTGTACCCGATATTGGCGAGCCGCTCACCGAAACTGCTTGGCTCGTAGGTGCTCTTATCAGCCTTAAACGACCAGTAAATAAACATGGGACGTCCTATCAGGTTTGCCTGGGGTACAAATCCCCAATAACGACTGTCAAGGCTGTTATCGCGATTGTCACCCATGGCGAAATAACTGTCCGGAGGCACGACTAGTTCTCCATTCTGAACGTACGAAGTCATAGCTTGGCTCCACTTCTCGGTTGCACCGTACATCTCGGACGCAGGCACGGAAGGGAAGTTGTCACGATAATCGCTGTAGGTGCCATTGCGGACGACGAAAGGCTCGATCTGCAGTTCGCCGTTCACGTAGAGTTTGCCATTGACTAGCCGTATCCGATCGCCGGGTACGCCGCGCACGCGCTTGACCAGGTACAAACCTGCCTGTGCAGGAGCGATGAACACAATGATGTCGCCGCGCTTAATTTTGCCATAGGGCAGCAGAGGACCTACCCACTGCGTCTTGGGCGCAAGGCTCACTCGGTCCACAAAGAGGTGATCGCCTACTAGAAGCGTATTCATCATGGATTCCGAGGGAATTTCAAAGGCCTGCAGGATAAAAGTAATGATGAACAGGCCTGAAACCAGCACGGCAGCCATCGAGCCAATGAACTCCATCGTCGTTTCGTGGTGCTTTTCGGGTTTTTCGGCGGAGTTTTTTCCATTCCCCGAAGCAGCTTTTGCTTTATTTTTATTTTTTCCCAAGGTATCTCTCACTGAACCAGTCGCATAACCCGGTTCCAACGCACGTATTCCCACAGGTGGCGGACTGTAAATATCAGACCTGCCAGTTTACCATCAGCCGCTTGTGCTTCTTCTGTTCCTACCGGACTCGCGGCAAAAGAGAAGTAAACCAGCCAGGGCCGTCCCTCAATGTTTTCCCGTGGGACGAAGCCCCAAAAGCGGCTATCTTCGCTGTCGTCGCGGTTATCGCCCAGCACAAAGTAAGAACCGGGCGGGACAACCAACTCGTCCCCCCGGACAAAGTTGGGCAATTGCGTCGTCCAGCTTCCATTGGTGTGCTCGTACAGGGAATCGGAAGGGAAGCTACCACGGCCCCCTGTCTGATAAATGGTATAACCCTCATGCAGCAGCTTGCCATTCACCCAGACGTTCTTGTTTTCCATGCGCACTCGATCGCCGGGCAACCCGATGACGCGCTTCACATAGTGAAGCGAAGGATTGATGGGGTATTTGAAGACGATAATATCGCCGTGCCAGATGGGCGAATATGGCAGCACATTGTTCCAGATGCCGCCCTCGCCGAAGCGGACCTTATCCACCATGACGTAATCGCCCACCAGCAGCGTATTTTCCATGGAACCTGAGGGAATCTGGAAAGCCTGTATCAAAAACGTGACCACAAAGAGCGCAATCACTACCACAACCAATAGCGATTGCAGCAGCCCCAGCCAGCTTTCCTGCTGCTTGCGTGGCCGGGTGGAGTGCTGTGGATCTGGAGCCGGGGTGGCGCCTTCTGCGATGTCCGGCTGGAAGCGGTCAGCCCCGTGCAGAAATTCAGGCTGTGCGGCCGGCTGGTTTTGCGGCTCGCTGGTCTCGGTAGAAGAATTTGACGGAGAAGAAGGATCGCTCATTCGCTTTCTCCGGCAGCAGATCGCTGCTTCTCAAGATGCTCGAGCGCCTGGCGGGCAGCACGCTGCTCCGCGCTCTTCTTACTGTGGCCCTCGGCGCGGGCGACTAAATGCGGGTTTTCGTCGCTGCCGCGCAAATGCAGTCTCACCTCTGCCGTAAAGATTTTTTTGTGGTCCGGGCCGGTCTCTTTCGCAATCACGTACACCGGTTGCGGCTGTCCCATGGATTGCACCGACTCTTGCAGCGCCGATTTGTAGTCCGTAAGCGGCAGATTTTCTCCCGCTTGCTGCATCTTGCCGAGCTCCGGGTTGACGATCTCCTTAAAGATAAACTGGCGGGCGAGTTCCAGTCCGCCATCCAGGTAAAGCGCGGCGATGACCGCCTCCAGCGCATCCACCAGCAGGGCCGACTTGTTGCGTCCGCCACTTTTTTCCTCTCCGCGCCCCAGCCGTAGATAATCTCCCAGGTTAATCTGCTTGGCCACGCGCACCAGGTGCCGTGCGCTGACCAGGTGTGCCCGCATTTTGGAAAGTTCACCTTCATGCTTCCCGGGAAAACGCGTAAACAGCGCCTCGCTGGTCACAAACCCCAGCACCGCATCTCCCAGAAATTCCATGATTTCATTATCGCCTGTGGCAAAGGTCATTTTCTCGCCAGTGCTCTCCCCCGGCGCCGAGGCGTCTGTGGCTTCGTGTGCATGCGAGCTGTGCGTGAGCGCTTGCTCCAGCAGCCCCGCGTGTTGGAAGCGATGTCCCAGCGCGGCTTCCAGGGTCGAAGTATCAGGGATGGTCATGGGCGCAAATAACAAATTCAAGAGATTGCCTATGGAATCAGTGCGCTGTTTTTGTATCAGCCAATAGCTTAAGCCTTGTCTGCTCCTGCGTTGCTAATTTCAGCACGTCAGCGTCGCTGGCAGAAAGCCCCACCGCTCGATTGGCAGCAGTGAGAGCGTCAGCATATTTCTTTTGATGGTCCATGGCAATCGCCAGCCGCAGCCACACCGAAGGCTCAGGGTTTGTGGTATTCAGTTCGGTGGCTTTACGCAGAAAGTCTTCGGCTGCCTTGTCATTCTTGCTGGTCAATTCCACCGTACCCTGGGCGCCATAGGCCATGGATTTGATGGTATTCAACTGGTCGGCCGTGAACTGCGCCGGCTTGAAAGCGCCCGAATCAATCAACTGGATGGCACGGCCGGCGTCTTTCACAACTTCATCATGACGCTGTTGCAGGTTCGGGTCTGTTTCTGTGCTGCGCTCAGCCAGGACACTGGAAACCATGATGAGCGCAAAAACGGAATCGGGATCGAGGGCAAGCACTTTGTGTCCCATCTCCAGGGTTTTATCTGCGTTGTTGGCCTGCTGGTAACGGCGCATCAATTGTTCATACAAAGTGGACCGCAGATCGCTGTCGGGAAACTTGCTTGCGAATTCATTGGCTGCGCTGTCGGCTTTAGCCAGGTTCTGCTCGCTCCAAGCGGCCTGGAATGCGTCGTACTCGGGTTGGGTCTTTGCCGCCTTAACTTTGGGTTCTCCCGCGGGCTGTTGGGAAGAGGATCCAGGATTTGCATTTTGTGCTTGCGTAGCTTGCGCCGGCAACAAGCTAGCTGCAGTCAGCAGGATGGCGGCGAGCCTCAAGGCATTTTTCATTGTGCTACTCCAAAGGAATGAATGGTTCCTCTCACTAATTCTGATCTTTTGGACGCGAAGACCGCGGCTCATAAGGCTGGGAAATCCCGCGATCCGCAGCGGTCCTTGTGTCCGGGCTGGTATCGCCGGCTTCAAGCGCGGCGCGGTATTGGGCAAGCGCCGCCGCCCGCTCTTCCTGAAGATCAAAGATTCTGCCCAGATAAATATGCGACCAGGCTACAACCCGGGGCTCGTGCGCAATTTCCAGCGTGCGCTGAAAGTATTCGCGCGCTCCATTCACGTCTCCGCGGAGCGCTGCCGCCCTTGCCAGAATGAATAAGGCGCGTGCCGGGTCTTCATTTTTTTCATCCAACGCCTGGTGCGCCAGCTTTTCTGCTCCCGGGATATCGGCCGATACCAGCCGCTGCTCCGCTAAATCCAGCAATTGCACTTGTTGTGTTTTAGCTGCGCTCAACAGTTCGGGAGTGGCCTCTTTCGAAAAGCTGATCTGCTGCGCCTGTTTTTTTTCTTTGTCAACGTCAATTTGAAACAGCCAATCCGAGTAGCTGTCTTTCAATCCCGCAGGGTCTTTTTCGAATTTTTGCAGGGCCTCGTAAAAATAGCGGGTGAGAATGAATCCCTCGTTCTCTGAAGCTTTGGCTCTCTGTAACCGCACATCTTCCGCATCTTTGCCTGTTCCCGGAAGCGTGCGCGCCTCGATGGCCCGAATCAGGGATTCGTCAACCAGCAGGCCGATATCATTTTTGAAGCTGTCATCCATGGGGGCGGTGGATACGGTGAGCAATAGAGGCTGCAGCCGTTTGAGCGATGTGCCGCGTTTGAGCGCGTAAGGATCGAGAACATAATGCAGGTAGGTATGGCGGATCTGGTCCAGCTTGATCGAACCTCGCGACGGTGAGATCACCATATAGTAGTCATCGCTATAGTTCCGGGCATTGATGCCGCTGGGAGCAGCCAAAGGTTCTACCAGCACGGTAAAACGCCGTCCCATATAGCCGCTCATTTGCAGCTTCAAGTACAGGTCGGTCTTGAGAATCATCTGCGAGACCGGTGTATGGTAGCGGTCTACCAGGGTGTCATATCCGGCCTGGTGCTCCTTCCAGATGTCCCGCAGTCCTAGTGCTTGATAAAAGGTTTGCAGCAAAGGGACCGCCCCGAGGACGTAAGTTGCGTCCGGTGGCAGGTCAGCTTCTTGCACGCTGGGCTGAAAAGCGGGTGGGGGCGTGAGAAACAACCCCAGCGACACAAACTGCGCCAAATCTCGGGCGGGGTCCGCATTCTGATGGTCTTTGTAGAAATTGCAAAACTCCGTCCGGGCACGGGTGGCCTCTTCTGAAGCCGCGGCCTTCTGCGCGATCTCCTGTCGGATTTGCGCGCGCAGCGGGTCCGAGTTGGCCAGGTCGGCATCGTACCCGCAGGCATTCATTGCGGCCAGCAGGCTGAACAGCGTCTCGCTGGTATCCAAAGTGACTTTGGAAGTTGTTGCGGCTGGGGGAACGCTCGGCGCTGGCGAGGACTTCTGTTGCGCCTGGCCGGGCAAAATCACAACTGAGCAAAAAACGATAACACTTGAAAATAATGAGATAAAACGCAGACGGGCCTCCTCTTCAACACAAGGCGGGATGCCTTATTCTACTGGCCCAGGAAGAATACGGTCAATTGCTCGTATTTGGGCCCTAAGGTTACAACTGTCACTCCTAACCATCTATTGAGATGGCTTCTAGTTGCCTGTAACTCGAAACTGGAAACTGGAAATCCGAAACTGTGAGTGTACACTTATGACCATCCATGACGATCACATTAGAAGCACTTCGTACTCATTTTGATTACACGGCTTGGGCCAGCAGCAGGCTGGTGAATGCGGCAAGTTCACTGAGCGCCGAGGAGTTAACAAGAGACTTCCACACCGCTGACCACAACGTTCTCGGCACCCTGGTGCACATTTATGCCGCCGATCGCATCTGGCTTGGGCGCATCCAGGGGAATCCGCCGGCAAAGTTCATCAATCCGGAACAGGATATGCATTTGGCAGTGCTTCAAAACGACTGGCCTCTGCTTCTTAAGAGGTGGAAAGACTGGGCTTCAAGCCTGACGGAAGATTCCCTGGGAACCAAATTTTCCTACAAAGATTTGAAGGGCAATCCCTATGAGACTCCGCTCTGGCAGATCTCGCTCCACGTCGTCAATCACGGCACGCACCATCGCGGACAGGTTTCTGGCTTTCTTCGCGCTATGGGCTACGCGCCACCACCGCTGGATTTGATCGCTTATTATCGAGAAATTTCCCGCTAACCGTGGGTTCCCAAGGCGCGGCTTCTAGCAGCCTAGAAACTCGAAACTTGAAACTGTTTTTATCCCCTTACGTTCATGCCCGAAAATGAGAGCACAACGCGGCTGGGCGTAGGTCGTCCCATGTTCATTGCGGGACGGAAGGTTGTAAAGATGAGCAGATTATCCACACGCGGGATCAGGTCCTGGGTTCCTTCAGGCGCGGATATGATTCGATAGTCTTCCACTCGGCCATTGGCGTCCACATACGTTTCCACGACCAATGATCCCTCGCTGTTGCCAATCGTAGTCAAGAATGGCAGGGCCGAAGGGTTCAACTGCGGAGGAGTGTACAGCGCCAGGGGCACATCAGAAGAAGCTGAGCTGTTGACCGGCAGGCCGAAGAACCCGATGATCAACCCGAAAAATATTACCGCGCTCAGCAAGCCGGCGGTCGCGGGAAACATGAAAGCATTAAAAGCATTTTCCCATCGCACCAGCATGCCTTCCCAGCGGCGGCGATAGTTTTTTGTGCGCTCCACCGAAAGCGCTATGCGCAACTGAAGAGCCAGATCAGGAGGCGCCTGTCGCCTTCCCAGGCCGGCAACCATGCGTTGCGTGGCCCGAAGCTGTTGGTATTCAGCCTGACAGGAGTCACATGCTTCGGCATGCGCAGCCACTTGCTGCATCTGTACACCGGTCAGGGCGCTATCCAGATACAACGAAAACAAAGACTGCACTTCGCTGCACTTCATGACATCACCTCAACGTTGGCTCGCCGCATTCCCGGCATTTTTGCCTTGGATCGTTCGCGGTCGTTGGCCTCCACATTACGCTCTGTGGCTAATCCCATCTCCTGGCCGACTTCGTTCACATAAGGTTGCAGTCTTTTCTTCAGCATCTCGCGGCCGCGGGTAAGCCGGCTTTTTACCGTACCCAGAGAGGCTCGTGTGACTTCTGCAATCTCCTCGTACGAAAGGTCTTCAATATCACGCAAGATCACCGTCGTGCGGTACGGTTCCGGGACCTGTCTCAACTCTTCCTCGACTCGGGCCCGGACCTCTTCGTGCGCGAGGCTCTCAAATGGTGAGTCGCCGTGGTCTTGCAGCGAGT
The sequence above is drawn from the Terriglobales bacterium genome and encodes:
- a CDS encoding DinB family protein, giving the protein MTITLEALRTHFDYTAWASSRLVNAASSLSAEELTRDFHTADHNVLGTLVHIYAADRIWLGRIQGNPPAKFINPEQDMHLAVLQNDWPLLLKRWKDWASSLTEDSLGTKFSYKDLKGNPYETPLWQISLHVVNHGTHHRGQVSGFLRAMGYAPPPLDLIAYYREISR
- a CDS encoding zf-HC2 domain-containing protein, encoding MKCSEVQSLFSLYLDSALTGVQMQQVAAHAEACDSCQAEYQQLRATQRMVAGLGRRQAPPDLALQLRIALSVERTKNYRRRWEGMLVRWENAFNAFMFPATAGLLSAVIFFGLIIGFFGLPVNSSASSDVPLALYTPPQLNPSALPFLTTIGNSEGSLVVETYVDANGRVEDYRIISAPEGTQDLIPRVDNLLIFTTFRPAMNMGRPTPSRVVLSFSGMNVRG
- a CDS encoding AsmA family protein, which gives rise to MSASSQAIRIEEKRARPRRRRKWIIWIAVIFAIAAFIPIRLDRLKKRLEASITASLGRRVSAQNIDFHLLPRPGFNLENFTIEDDPAFSSEPLLRSDSVTANLRLRSLLGARIEIARLSLKEPSLNLVRNSQGRWNVESLLTRAAQIPSAPTGTTHAEARPRFPYIEADSGRINFKIGQEKKAFALTEADFSLWLASEDLWNMRLAARPIRSDANLGDTGTLKVSGSFQRAPDLRATPFQMEATWERAQLGQLTHLIYGRDRGWRGAVTVTAKLAGSPAAFDLSGAVSVDDFRRYDLASDDSFDFNINCNASYRAIVVAANSPLRFDCTLPKDGGAINLVGGLTLNTTPNAERLLLSDVSLRAFKFPLSTVAALARHMKKGMARELDASGFIDGTFFSSPTPRGPSGMVDHGMETWTVIVSNIKLGSELLQPPASTDVIAINYERPLSEDAGGLRPAKKGPPVLAEPQLAVTPFHVSLGGAAPATASAIFSRSNYHFEIKGDVDVERLSAFIETLGLPQPEMEPPASGKAKVDLSFGGAWNGFASPEVAGTVRTQTQTRAAIQ
- the lepB gene encoding signal peptidase I is translated as MGKNKNKAKAASGNGKNSAEKPEKHHETTMEFIGSMAAVLVSGLFIITFILQAFEIPSESMMNTLLVGDHLFVDRVSLAPKTQWVGPLLPYGKIKRGDIIVFIAPAQAGLYLVKRVRGVPGDRIRLVNGKLYVNGELQIEPFVVRNGTYSDYRDNFPSVPASEMYGATEKWSQAMTSYVQNGELVVPPDSYFAMGDNRDNSLDSRYWGFVPQANLIGRPMFIYWSFKADKSTYEPSSFGERLANIGYTILHFFDKTRWSRTLNMVH
- the rnc gene encoding ribonuclease III, which produces MNLLFAPMTIPDTSTLEAALGHRFQHAGLLEQALTHSSHAHEATDASAPGESTGEKMTFATGDNEIMEFLGDAVLGFVTSEALFTRFPGKHEGELSKMRAHLVSARHLVRVAKQINLGDYLRLGRGEEKSGGRNKSALLVDALEAVIAALYLDGGLELARQFIFKEIVNPELGKMQQAGENLPLTDYKSALQESVQSMGQPQPVYVIAKETGPDHKKIFTAEVRLHLRGSDENPHLVARAEGHSKKSAEQRAARQALEHLEKQRSAAGESE
- the lepB gene encoding signal peptidase I, whose amino-acid sequence is MSDPSSPSNSSTETSEPQNQPAAQPEFLHGADRFQPDIAEGATPAPDPQHSTRPRKQQESWLGLLQSLLVVVVIALFVVTFLIQAFQIPSGSMENTLLVGDYVMVDKVRFGEGGIWNNVLPYSPIWHGDIIVFKYPINPSLHYVKRVIGLPGDRVRMENKNVWVNGKLLHEGYTIYQTGGRGSFPSDSLYEHTNGSWTTQLPNFVRGDELVVPPGSYFVLGDNRDDSEDSRFWGFVPRENIEGRPWLVYFSFAASPVGTEEAQAADGKLAGLIFTVRHLWEYVRWNRVMRLVQ
- a CDS encoding tetratricopeptide repeat protein gives rise to the protein MILPGQAQQKSSPAPSVPPAATTSKVTLDTSETLFSLLAAMNACGYDADLANSDPLRAQIRQEIAQKAAASEEATRARTEFCNFYKDHQNADPARDLAQFVSLGLFLTPPPAFQPSVQEADLPPDATYVLGAVPLLQTFYQALGLRDIWKEHQAGYDTLVDRYHTPVSQMILKTDLYLKLQMSGYMGRRFTVLVEPLAAPSGINARNYSDDYYMVISPSRGSIKLDQIRHTYLHYVLDPYALKRGTSLKRLQPLLLTVSTAPMDDSFKNDIGLLVDESLIRAIEARTLPGTGKDAEDVRLQRAKASENEGFILTRYFYEALQKFEKDPAGLKDSYSDWLFQIDVDKEKKQAQQISFSKEATPELLSAAKTQQVQLLDLAEQRLVSADIPGAEKLAHQALDEKNEDPARALFILARAAALRGDVNGAREYFQRTLEIAHEPRVVAWSHIYLGRIFDLQEERAAALAQYRAALEAGDTSPDTRTAADRGISQPYEPRSSRPKDQN